DNA sequence from the Coffea arabica cultivar ET-39 chromosome 11c, Coffea Arabica ET-39 HiFi, whole genome shotgun sequence genome:
TCCCTTACAGATTTGAAGATGTCTCCGATCTTAAAACCCACAGCCTTACTCATCCAGTGGATCGGCAAATTCCAGATTTGGACCCACAGGTATGCACTATTAAATACCTCCATCTTCCTCTCTATCCCAGCCTCCCATTTCTTGATAACCAGTAGTTGGTTGTCTATGACCCATGGACCGCCATAAAGAGCTTTTTCCATTTCTTGTTCAGATTCAAAATGGAACTGAAAAAGATTGGCTTTGAGTTCAGTGACCTTCAAATTTCTTGGATAGCCCCACACATGAGCTGTGAAGTTCTTAATCCCAGTGAAATTTGTAACCTTTTCCCCAATAACTTTTCCCATCAGACTTAATTGGCATTCCTCTACGCTTTGTTGGATATCCTCAAAGCTCAGATCGACTCCTTTCTCTTCCTCTGGGTTCAGGTCAAATCTTTTGAAGGCAAAAGTGAGATCGTCCGCCATTGTTGAGTACTTTTAGGTGTCCCCACACCAACTTCCAGTAATGTCTAAAAATGAGGTCCAACCTGTGGACTACACAGTCAAAGCCTTAGATTTTCAGTTTAACTAGAGATAAAGTTagaaggaaagggaaaagaaacgGTAACTAAAAAGTGTGATGAGAAACCCAGTACCAGAGAAAAAACCTAATAGAGTACTATCATAACAATCCTAAAGAAACAAGGTAGATATATTATTAAAGCTATCAAGCCATAAATGCCCAAGCTTGCTGTCCAGCCAAGTGAGTTTTGGAGTTGCCCTGTAAATGATTCTCCTTTAATGCCACTTAAAAGTTTCCTTGCCAGGCTTCCGACACTATCTTCGTATTCAGGGATAAATTAACGTCAAGTGCTGAATTAATCTGTGATTCCTCTTTACGGTGGTGCCTCTCAATTGGATCGATGAAGGTGTGAGAATTGGTGAAGCGGGAACTTTGGCGCAGTATGGAGGTTGGTGCcgtttttgaaattttaaaaactcCTACCTTGAGGAGAGAAAGCTCTCTGTTCTAGAGAGAGAAGCTCCCACAAAGAAGAGTTGCTGCTAGATGATGTAGAATCTAGCTTTGGTTTCTTAGCATTTTGGAGCAGAACTTCTTTTGGATCTCAAAACCAGCATTTTTTTAATCGGGtcttgtatttcaaaaacaaatatGTGAATCAACTCGAGTTTtctcaaaaaatgaaaacaaatataTCAAAGTTTCTACCATTCACCAATAAGCACGGAAAATACTACTCCCTATCTCTATTAAGTCATTAATATAACTGTAAAGATCTCCTAGCATCAGATACTAGTCAATGAGCTAGTTTTATATCTTCTCCTCCAAGTACGCTTAACTTTAAAGTTAGCCTTATATCCTCTCTTTTGACTTTAACAACTTAAGCTTTGCCCAAGTGTTATTTATGCAAGCAAACACAAATCTGCAATAAAAGGGTTGTTAGTTTGTTGTCTAGCCCAGTTGAGAACAAGCGTACGACGTACcttttaatgcatcaaaatttGTTACGTCATTACATTTAAGCGATCCATATcagatatttttttttgggggggaggggggggggccTTCAGGATGCTCAAATTATAGATGGCCTTGATAGGCCGGATGCTATCTATTCTGGGCCGGGAACTATTGAACAATGAAGCACGGCCCAGTGGTTCCGCCCGCTCGAATGGCTGAAGATGCAAATACTTTCTTTCATGAGAGATTGAGATTCAGAACAACGGGCATCCAAAAGTGTGAGAACTGGGAAGAGATGGGCGGGGAAGGTTACCAGCATGTCTCCTGACAGACAATAATAAGAAGCATAATAAGAAGCACAAAGCTATAAAAAGAAGCAAatgacattaaaaaaaaaaaaaaaaaaaactcccatGCTCCTGAAAAAACTGTGAACCATTTGTATTAAAATGTTCCTGACCCAGCAAAGTCGATGCCTAGTAATCGGAAGTCTTGAGAAGTTAAGGGAATACAAGTGGCTAACACATCCAATTCCAAATGAATATGAGTTGTATCAATCATTACTCTGCACGGTACAACATTCTCGTCACCAATCGAAAGATGACAGTTCTCATAAGAACCTTCTACAGGTGGAAGATTTAATAAACAAGATTTTGGAGCTGACACCCTATTATCAGTAGCAAACCCGTCGTTCTCTTCCATCATCAACATGAGACGATGATGACGGCCCAAAAGCTCCGATGCATAGTTCATGTCCCCCTTGGCAAGAGCATGACGGACACGAGTTGATGAGACTTGGCCTCGCTCCATTGAATCACTAGCATTGATCTCTTTGGAGTCTTGTTTTTTGTCCATGACCGAACTAATAATGTATGCTCCCAGACCATACTCCTCACACAATCTAACGAGATCTGACGCATCACCAGCAGCCTTATATCCAAACCGATAGTTTTCGCCTATCACAAAACAATATCCTTGTTTACTGCCATTACTCAGAGACATTctaaaaggaaacaaaagacaaTAGGGAAATAAGCTTAAGTACCTGCCACAACACCACGTACTCCAAGCTCCAAAGAGAGCTTCTCAACAAATTGCCGTGGAGTGAGATACCTGACTTTCGAGAATTCAATGTGAAATTCCCTGGGTGTCAAATTGCCACAGTTTGGTGCCCACGAGGATAGAACCCTTTTCCGGTCACATTTGGCAACAATTGGAGCCCTGTTTATACCATTTAAATGAATAAGCTCGCATCAATCTCCTCTTTTCAACACTCTGTCTCTATAATTTCAACTCAAGATTGAACTCATAAATCTTCCCTATAAGGTAATTTATGACAAGTAATCTGaagaaatgaatgaatgttTGTATCACATATTACAAAAATAAATCCAAATGGAGACATAAGAAAGaataaaactccaaaatttTGCATAACCTTCCCAATCTAGCaacaagaaatctggaattggTAGCATGACATCAAAATTGCTTTCTGACATAAATTCTTAACCCTGTACTAAGAGTTCTGTAAACAACTAAGCCCTATTCCATTCACTGTGTAATGATCTATTTTAGCATGCTAATAGAGCTGAAGGAGCATGATTATCGAAAAAATTCCTTTTATCTGCAATTGTGCGAATGTCACACAGGTATGTTGGCTCTGCTATTGAACTTTCATCTTATAACAGATAACGGTCCAGAAGAAAATTCTGGCTTTTTTCcagtcatttttttttcaatacttATCAGTTCTGATCCTTTTCCTTTTACAAGGATTGGTGCAGCATGGAAGCCAAGAGACTTCTATAGAAGAAAACTCCCATGTTGGCCATGGCTCTCCTATTCAAAGATCTATCAAAGGAATGAAAGGCCTTAAAAAGCTTTTAGTCTACATATTCTGTTTATGTTCAAGCAAGCAAGCTTTACAACAAGTCATCCCATCCACTACAGAATAGCCCGCAACTTTGGAGAATCTCTTAAGTATAGCAGCGTATTCCGTGAGAAGTGGCTGTGCCCTAAAAGTGTGGGGCGATTTAGACATGGCACTAACAGGAAGTCTTGGAATAAGCAAGTGTCCAAAGTATTCTCTGTGATTGTGGTTGACTCACTCCAGAATGCAACAGCCCTTTACTCTTTGATTATGTCTAAATTTTATAGGATGTCTTCTGAATAAAGAACTTGAAAGATAATATGCACAGGCACCTAGGTCACTTAGAAAAAATCCAAATGATAAGGGGAAAATAAAAACTATCATTCTATCAACTATGGGATGCTATAGGGTACTATAGGATGGCACCAATATTAAATCCATTATCATCTAAATCAGTAAATCATGTAATGCAATTATTGCCTTATTTGAATCTATCATATCTTACAAGAGCATTGATTTCAACATAAAGGGGTCAAAAGATGCTGTACAGTTGCTATTGGTGATTGCATATTTATTTTTGGCATTTATCTATAATTTATCTAATATTTCTCTGCATCCGTATGACAATTGTTAAGGTGTTGAGTGCAGGTATGAAGGGTACATATTGGGAGATACAAAATGAGAGAAGTTGGGTACTACGTTGTCctcagaaaagaaagaaaactatgCCTAGTGAGAGACAGACAAAGGGAGAGTAGCAAACCAGCCATGGAGGTCAACCAAAAGAGGGGACATGCACtctaaaacctttttttttgggggggggggagggggagggggggcGGGGTGGGTGGTGGGGGACCCTGCAGATAGTGGTGCCTGCTCAGTGTATTTCTAAAAGGGATTACAATTTTTAAAGAGTTATCCAAGAGTCTACATTGCTCCAAAAAATGGAAGCCAAGGCACAACTAGCAGGTAGCTTCCTTCCAAATACAAGTTTGGACCAGTGCATGGAATTAATTCCAGGCCACATCAACAAGAGTGTTCAGCAATTTACGGTGGCTGAGTTACGTAGCACTTACCCAAAAAGGACAGCACAGTGAACTTGAactaaaaagtaaaataatttcaaaaaatcaaaaaatatcaTTCCACCTAATAAGGAGACAAGGTACTACGCTATTGCGTAACCTGTCCCCTTGTGTGGTACACTGGTAGCTCAAGATCTGTGTGTGCTGCTTTAACAGCCAAATAGTAGGTTAAGACTACCTTTGGCATGTGTTGACGTCCCCTCCAGTGCACAAACTACGTGAGGGAGGTATATCAGATGATGATAATGTCATTGTTTAAGAGTCCTGTTGGATATGTTATGAGGGCCCAATTTCCACTTGAAATACTTATCTATCATGACAGGTGCTATACAATTGATGCCCTCCTAAACCCATTAAATAGGATGAGTCATCCATGCTCTGTATGTCTAAATACTAACAAACTGTTCAGGATTTCACGCACTATAGTTTTTCAATAAGCACATTTCTTCTTTTCACTTACTGTGTctattttaaattcttgtttcgCATTCATTAGAATTTCCAAATCAAGTAGGATCTTTTGCAGGATATGATGTAGAAACTGGATTAGATTGAAAGAACTGTCAAAAAATAATACCCATTGACATCCGTGGACTAGCTCAACCTTATATGAACAACACAATTCTATTTAAATGTTGTGATTTATTGTATAACTGTGACTTTTCTTATTTACTAGGTGATTGCCCAATTTTTACAGCATCTACGGTTTCTTTAATTAGCTTTTCAGAAAATTCAGAGATTCATTCAGTGCACCCTTAACTGTGCTTGTTCGTGCAGCTAGTATTGATTGCTTGAAATATGCATATCTAAGAATGTTGAGAAAGATATAAATATGGAATTGCCATGCAAGAAGATGGAAAACAGAAACTGCATATATAAGACATCAGACTCTCTCtttcaatttgaagaaattttattGTAATGCACTAACCACTGCCTCTCATGCTATGGAACCAGCTATGGACATGTTCAAGATTCACTGGCATGCCTGAATGGAAAGTCCGCAACTTTGATTAACAAATGCAGGAGAGGATTGAGAATGACAAGATTTTGGAATATGAACAAGAAATGATGGCAAAAACAAACTGAAGGATATGTTTATCAGAGAAACAGAAGGAAccactttttgaatgaattTTGTCATCCTTTTTTCTATAGTCTATCATGCACAAATGATCAAAGTTTCTTTTTAAATAGAATGTTAATACAGAAATGAATGCACTAAACCAGACCTCCATTATCCATCTTAACATGGCAAGAAATTCTCAAAAACTTGCCATACTTTCATTCCAATGACCACGCTCTCTATCACACTAAAAGCCGAATTTCAGAACTCAAATTTTGGGAGAAGACCATATGATCTCATTCAGGGGAACTACAGAACTTGGGGAGGTGTACCTGATTTATTTCCCACTTGAAATATTACTTAAAAACATGTAAAAATAGCtgtgagaaatggaagtgaaGAATATTGCTGACCAAAAATGATTAATATTGCTGAATATTTTCAGAAAAGCACCAAAATTGCAAGTGAAGAATGAAATTAAGGCCAGAGAAGTCAAGATCAAGAACAACCATCCTTTACAACTTCAATTGTAAGCAAAACTTGAAAGCCTTCAAAGCCGTTAGAACAAAGACTATTCCATCCTATGATTTTGTCCAAGTATTTACTAGCCCAAAGAATGCATTACAGTAAACTGAAACCAGTCAATTCAGAAGTCACTAAATAATTCCAGAATCATGAGAGAACCAGACATTACTGTCTTTTTGGATGCTACcaaaaaagcaaataaataggTCTAGCTGCATTCAGTTCTCCACTATCTCTCACTGGCTCTCACACACTCATTGTATCCTATGCATTCACCATAATTGGAAGTGAAGAATATTGCTGAATATTGCTGACCAAAACGATTAATATTCCAGAATATTTTCGGAAAACCACCAAACTTGCAAGCGAAGAATGAAATTAATGCTGGAGAAGTCAAGATTACGAAGAAAAATGTTAAACCCCATTTTTTACAACTTCAACAGTAAGCAAAACTTGAAAGTCCTCCAAGCCATCAGAACAAAGACTATTTCATCCTATGATTTTGTGCTAAGTATTTACTAGCCAGAAGAATGCATTACAGCAAACTGAAAATTCAGAAGTCACCAAATAATTCCAGGATAGAGAACCAGacagtaccatcctttttggatCTCTGACTTTATGGCCATCACACACTcattatattttacacattcacTATATCTTTCCTTTAGATTAGTATGAGTATACTTCTCACCACTTAAAACTAGTGCACATGGAAATCCAAAGTTTCAGATTATTAACCTATCTGTTTAACACTATGTGCTGAAGAAAACTGTGAGATAATACATGCAACTATTGTTAGGCGATCTGTAGAGAAACAATTGCAAATACGTACAAGGAACACCAACATGTAGAGTTATGCAGTACATACCTAGGTTCCCACCCAAGAACTTCTGCCATTCCAACGAATGAAAGAAGAAAAGGTATCCCAACTTTTGATGCTTGGATTGCAAGTTCTCGGTGACCAATGTGAAGAGCATCAAATTTTCCTAAAGCAACTATCCCACctatttaaacaagattaaacgTTACAATGCAAAAAAGAACCAATCTTGTTTCTCAAGGCATAAATGTGTTTCCCTGTGTATGCAAAGAGATGAATGAATGATGAATTGCATGACATGTTCACCTAATGTAGTTCCATCCAGGATCACAGACTCATAAGGACGATGAAAAGTATACAAGTTAAGTAGACAAGAGTAGGCTAATAGATGGGAACATTCTTGACAGAACATTCTGTTTAATGCAACTCTTCAGACGAATTTAATCTAGGTGGAAATAAGCATTTGTCATTTTAGTTAGAGGTTTGGAATTTCGAAAATACATAACTCATATCTCTGGCAGCTTATTTGATGGAGCATTAGATGCAACAAAAGCAGCCCAGTTACAAACCTACCACAAGCTTGACCACTCAGAATAATTCCGCCGCATGCAAAGGGGCAGGTTAGCCGCTCACTTACAGGCCAAGGTCATAATTAGCCAATAAGAAACAACCAGAATGTGAAAGGGCATGTAAAAATTTGTGGATATATTCAGCTTTTAGATTATGAAgtaccacttttttttttactattaatATTGCATCTATCAAGATCATTTCAGCTCCCCACATACCACATGAAAAAAactagtattttttttctttattccttTTGCAAAGCATCATAAACCATGATTGGGAATCACTGCACCCCTCCAAAATAATTTGCCTTCCATAATTCTAGATGTTCCATTACAACATCCTATCTTGGTTCAGgcatttacttataaaattaactgAACTAGCTGTGAGAATTGGATCTGCCTATCTAGGACTAGATCTTGCCCAAgtaaaagaaaccaaaaaggtgCAGCTCAAAAAGAGTCAGAACCATATTCAAGTTTTATCTCCACTGATCAAATGAGAAAGTACAAGAACTGCACTTCTCAAGTATATATGACTAAGCCGAAATGAATGTCACGTTCTCTGAGATAACTGTGTAGACAAGTTCCGGATAGATATTTCTTAGTATCAAGGGTCAAGTTGTTAGTTGAAACTGTTGCAGCAAACCATTGAAATCAACTAAACATACATGGATCCTGTAATTTTCCGTATTTAATTTGCCAGTGAACATGTAAACTGCATCCACCCTCCCCCCACTCCCAGCCCCAACCCAAGAACAGAATATAAAAAGATTACATTTATCTTCAAAAAGAGATAAATATCAAATTGCTACAAAttaactgaaaaaaaaatgtaagacaTGCGAACATGTTAACAAAAGGTCATTTTTCTTCCTACTACTTGTATGGTCAAAATAAGAATATAATCAACATAAGAAGGGAAAACCTGTTCAGTAACTTCATGACCATAACAAATTGCAGTAACGTCACCTGAATATATTGTTTCTAATCACATGCTTGTTAACAGAAAAATGAGGAATATtagaagattaaaaaaaaaaaaaaagctaaaagaTTGAAGAGAACAAAGAGAAAACCTGCTATCGGTGACAATTTTTCAGGTGGAGACTCTTGACAATCTTCATTTTGGCTACCAGAagagaattaaaaaatatgCAAATTACATTAGAATGACAGAAAAAACCATAACTGAGCAATGCTAAACATAAATTTGCCACACTATCAGAAGATAGGTAATCTTTTCATCTCCTATAACTCTAAGTAACCACCACAAGAAATATAAATCATTAATATGCCGACTGCCTATACCACCTCTCTATAACCATACACATTGTCATTCTTAACGTAGCATAAAAattcaaacaacaacaaaacacTCTTTGCAAGCAGGAGAGAATGGTGCtgacattaaa
Encoded proteins:
- the LOC113704577 gene encoding FAD synthetase 2, chloroplastic-like — translated: MLGVSRTIFTHHLRDCNCYLNHHYHHQQYKNCSKKKPRHQFCFTAKQLHHPLIVRPSTATLAAMSFSTERFRFLLNNDDCRRDNGLRDPYVNCIQPTKSPPLPGCLSQNEDCQESPPEKLSPIAGGIVALGKFDALHIGHRELAIQASKVGIPFLLSFVGMAEVLGWEPRAPIVAKCDRKRVLSSWAPNCGNLTPREFHIEFSKVRYLTPRQFVEKLSLELGVRGVVAGENYRFGYKAAGDASDLVRLCEEYGLGAYIISSVMDKKQDSKEINASDSMERGQVSSTRVRHALAKGDMNYASELLGRHHRLMLMMEENDGFATDNRVSAPKSCLLNLPPVEGSYENCHLSIGDENVVPCRVMIDTTHIHLELDVLATCIPLTSQDFRLLGIDFAGSGTF